Genomic segment of Alcanivorax borkumensis SK2:
ACCCACGCCCGTAAAAGCCGAGCTAGTACTTGAGCCCGCAGAAGGCGACGATTATTACCATATGCAGCTCAAGGCAAAATCGTTTCTGCTCAGTAATACAGAAGAAAGTTACTTTCACTGGCGGGACTGCCAGCCTCGTACTACCCGATACGTGCATGAATTCAAGGGCTTTGGTCAAAAGCGCTTTCATCACATGGATTTCCAGTGGAACCCACCAAGGGTGCACAATGAATCGGAAGACGATAAGGAAAGCCAAGACATCCCCGCCGATACCCTAGACGAGCTAACCATCTTGTTACGAGGACGCTGCGTGTTCGCCACCGGCGACAAATCCTATTCGGTAACCAGCGCCTACGGCGAT
This window contains:
- a CDS encoding DUF3108 domain-containing protein; protein product: MRLISVLLMLVSSLAIANEPLAPFSAEFRIYVNKLPTPVKAELVLEPAEGDDYYHMQLKAKSFLLSNTEESYFHWRDCQPRTTRYVHEFKGFGQKRFHHMDFQWNPPRVHNESEDDKESQDIPADTLDELTILLRGRCVFATGDKSYSVTSAYGDKVREHHFEVIDREMLKTPLGKLDTLLVEKKRTGDSKEKRRTLFWVAPQLDYMVVQAKHIESTLLKADMIMIDYNGPKPQSALAD